The Malassezia japonica chromosome 5, complete sequence genome contains a region encoding:
- a CDS encoding uncharacterized protein (EggNog:ENOG503P1GY; COG:S; TransMembrane:4 (o71-92i357-375o395-415i435-455o)), whose amino-acid sequence MWAAVGRETLSHLSGTASLIVWIFAQSPQLYTNYKTKSVDGLSAVFLLQWTAGDLTNLVGSILTHQLPMQIVIAAYMLSVDLCLCAQFWAYGKPSAKPSHDRDSFVSERTPLLVAKYRRGGRHSLRSNSRATRSSRHHAPVVAYRPQSKRARSSDAWVVRGLNGHRSHSTPHFKEDRAQSQSSRRPSAQQDESFWPSDMESSTTESLARGRRRERLALPVEEPGSLAGSMVGPGSDDESGRALAPAPHLQRKRLLAPNPSTTRRGSAMVLLGVYGLFAFGPFRSNLVETGGGETTVLSTAPVTSLSNASVSELGMLEDSWRTQDTIHIASPRHPVLLYMPEVATMHNHRSRRRRPRLSFSQLVGRISAWVCTLLYMTSRLPQIWTNFQRRSVKGLSLLLFVSAFFANLLYSVSILSNPKAVGPQREAFLMESLPFLLGACGTLVFDLVIIVQWYMWHTPTQTTQVAA is encoded by the exons ATGTGGGCGGCGGTGGGCCGTGAGACGCTCTCGCATCTCTCGGGCACCGCGAGTTTGATTGTTTGGATCTTTGCCCAATCCCC TCAATTATATACCAATTACAAGACGAAAAGTGTCGATGGTCTTTCGGCTGTTTTCCTGCTACAGTGGACCGCCGGCGACCTGACCAACCTTGTCGGTTCGATCCTTACGCACCAGCTGCCTATGCAAATTGTCATTGCTGCGTACATGCTGAGTGTCGATCTTTGCCTCTGCGCGCAATTTTGGG CGTACGGGAAGCCTTCCGCGAAGCCGTCCCACGATCGGGACTCGTTTGTGTCGGAGCGTACGCCACTCTTGGTGGCCAAGTaccgacgcggcggacgtcactcgctgcgctcgaactcgcgtgcgacgcgctcgtcgcggcacCACGCCCCGGTCGTCGCCTACCGGCCGCAGTCGAAGCGGGCACGGTCTTCGGACGCGTGGGTCGTCCGTGGCCTGAATGGCCACCGCTCGCACAGCACGCCGCACTTTAAGGAGGACCGCGCGCAGTCCCAGAGCTCACGCCGTCCGAGCGCTCAGCAGGACGAGTCGTTTTGGCCGTCGGACATGGAATCGTCCAccaccgagtcgctcgcacgcgggcgccggcgagagcgcctcgctctaCCGGTGGAAGAGCCAGGGTCGCTCGCAGGTAGCATGGTCGGTCCGggctcggacgacgagagCGGGCGTGCTttggcgcccgcgccgcatctccagcgcaagcgtcTCCTTGCCCCTAACCccagcacgacgcgccgcggctcggccatggtcctgctcggcgtctATGGCCTCTTCGCATTCGGCCCTTTTCGCTCGAACCTCGTCGAGACTGGCGGGGGCGAGACGACGGTGCTGAGCACCGCCCCGGTCACGTCCTTGAGCAATGCCTCGGTGAGCGAGCTGGGCATGCTAGAGGACAGCTGGCGCACGCAGGATACCATACATATTGCGTCGCCCCGGCATCCTGTGCTGCTATACATGCCAGAGGTGGCGACGATGCACAACCACcggtcgcgccgccgccgtccgCGGCTGTCCTTCAGTCAGCTGGTGGGCCGTATCTCGGCGTGGGTGTGCACCCTCCTGTACATGACGTCACGCCTGCCGCAGATCTGGACCAACTTCCAGCGGCGCTCGGTCAAGGGCCTGTCGCTGTTGCTGTTTGTCTCGGCCTTTTTTGCCAACTTGCTGTACTCAGTCAGCATCCTTTCCAACCCGAAAGCCGTGGGCCCCCAGCGTGAGGCATTCCTGATGGAGAGCCTTCCCTTCCTCTTGGGCGCGTGTGGAACCCTGGTATTTGATCTCGTGATCATTGTACAGTGGTACATGTGGCACACACCAACGCAAACGACACAGGTAGCTGCCTAG
- the BET1 gene encoding protein transport protein bet1 (TransMembrane:1 (i152-173o); COG:U; EggNog:ENOG503P3FI) yields MNRRTAGAPDRHALLTAHSYPASTSSARLVSPAVSEYSTPLRTASPYENPYGDARATDGAPKEAGGGFVSLFQGTAAQQRSAADLEEQNDSRLDALSERIKMLKDISTGIGNEVRDSTADMNSLNDVFSNASALLGSTFTRMNAMARSQRGWFCNMMLFLILVIWIFVILWWWRR; encoded by the exons ATGAACCGTCGTACTGCTGGGGCGCCggatcggcacgcgctgctgACTGCGCACTCGTACCCCGCGTCTACGTCATCTGCGCGGCTCGTATCGCCTGCTGTGTCCGAGTATAGCACGCCGCTTCGCACTGCGTCGCCGTACGAGAACCCCTatggcgacgcgcgtgccacggacggcgcgccgaaggAGGCGGGCGGTGGCTTTGTAAGTCTCTTTCAAggcacggccgcgcagcagcggaGCGCTGCTGATTTAGAAGAGCAGAACGACTCGCGCCTGGATGCGCTGAGTGAGCGGATCAAGATGCTGAAAGAC ATTTCTACGGGGATTGGCAACGAAGTGCGCGACTCGACAGCGGATATGAACTCGCTGAATGACGTCTTTTCGAATGCGTCGGCCTTATTGGGCTCGACCTTTACGCGTATGAATGCCATGGCCCGGAGCCAGCGGGGATGGTTCTGCAATATGATGCTCTTCTTGATCCTGGTGATCTGGATCTTT GTCATTTTATGGTGGTGGAGGCGATAG
- a CDS encoding protein S-acyltransferase (MEROPS:MER0015659; EggNog:ENOG503NVP0; COG:T; TransMembrane:7 (i71-93o180-203i210-230o242-261i273-292o298-315i327-348o)), with the protein MNFAEDEDDEARQLHHPMGYDEHHPTLMSNWMPNSTDEGLPRKPGKFAWSNPELLQRQIDHRQRGGGRQSLPLVSWFLALGMTGAFIAELIIAKQTTGQAIQTHPQIQPMLGPSAEFLISFGARFVPCMRSMPGLPATNRLPCLEYTTSSQTTFTPNQLCPLAEICGLADASNPNQSYRFVSAIFVHSGIVHILFNLLVLLTLCCQIEKLIGSVAYTVVFVAGGIGGNLLGGNFGLIGQPALGASGSIYTCISLEIVDLIYNSKYENRARTRIVTSTIFSIIGLGLGLLPGIDNFSHIGGFCIGILGGLFFAPSIHATRSHMIGTWVLRLIGLGLLVAYFVALGLNFYRSEDPRQACTWCRYLSCLPVFQSCKGIGISTTDSDGQTATN; encoded by the exons ATGAACTTTGCCGAagacgaagacgacgaggcgcgacAGCTTCATCATCCCATGGGCTACGACGAACACCATCCCACACTCATGTCCAACTGGATGCCCAATTCGACAGACGAAGGCCTACCGCGCAAGCCGGGCAAGTTTGCGTGGTCGAATCCTGAGCTGTTGCAGCGCCAGATTGATCATCGGCAACgtggcggcgggcgccaGTCCCTGCCGCTCGTGAGCTGGTTCCTTGC CCTTGGCATGACGGGCGCCTTTATCGCCGAGCTGATCATTGCAAAACAGACGACTGGGCAAGCAATACAGACGCACCCCCAAATCCAGCCGATGCTGGGTCCCTCTGCCGAGTTTCTCATCTCGTTTGGCGCACGATTTGTACCTTGCATGCGGAGCATGCCTGGTCTTCCTGCGACCAACAGGCTGCCGTGTCTGGAATACACGACGTCGTCTCAAACCACCTTTACGCCGAACCAACTCTGTCCTCTGGCCGAAATTTGTGGCCTAGCGGATGCGAGCAATCCCAATCAATCCTACCGCTTTGTGTCGGCAATC TTTGTACATTCCGGCATTGTCC ATATCCTCTTTAACCTGCTTGTGCTCCTCACGCTCTGCTGCCAAATTGAAAAGTTGATTGGCTCCGTGGCGTACACGGTGGTGTTTGTGGCCGGGGGCATTGGCGGCaacctgctcggcggcaatTTTGGGTTGATCGGGCAGCCCGCACTtggcgcctcgggctcgatTTATACGTGTATCAGTCTCGAGATTGTGGACTTGATCTACAACTCGAAATAC GAAAATCGGGCACGGACACGCATTGTGACCTCGACCATCTTTTCCATCATCGGCCTGGGCCTAGGGCTCTTGCCGGGCATCGACAACTTTTCGCACATTGGCGGGTTCTGCATCGGAatcctcggcggcctcttCTTTGCCCCGTCCATCCATGCTACGCGCTCACACATGATCGGGACCTGGGTGCTGCGGCTGATCGGCCTGGGCCTGCTGGTGGCCTACTTTGTGGCTCTCGGCCTAAACTTTTACCGCAGTGAAGACCCGCGGCAGGCGTGTACCTGGTGCAGGTACCTGTCCTGCTTGCCCGTCTTCCAATCGTGCAAAGGGATTGGTATCTCGACCACCGATTCCGATGGACAAACGGCGACCAACTAG
- the HEM4 gene encoding uroporphyrinogen-III synthase (COG:H; EggNog:ENOG503P1VK; BUSCO:EOG092634MM) encodes MTHHSAPESDHDDAKDREYCIVSFPILSHSLQNIKELSDRILGAVDGKYKYDGVVITSKRAVQAWVEACKTVAGIMQKRPVLDPPCERIWAEVPFYVVGPATAKSLSSSPLAPMLQPSEIVGATDTGTGEALARIMAQRFAEKPTQTQRLLYLVGNRHSLTLQETLTELKAPVELDELCVYSTEKDAKFESHCRMLAQELPRQIPTPGTRSPVTLKHRGLALTGLDTDDPARVAKLLEKKTESLGEPVNLLSPTGQAPSWIVFFSPSGGDHALPELRTRGWVPQPDEGASSGKPMPKIACIGPTTSEWVRERLGCAPDAVAQRPTPASLREAIVCAEYGV; translated from the coding sequence ATGACGCACCACTCCGCACCAGAATCGGATCACGACGATGCCAAAGACCGTGAGTATTGCATTGTCAGCTTTCCGATCCTCTCGCACTCGCTCCAAAACATCAAGGAACTGTCGGATCGTATTCTAGGGGCCGTCGATGGTAAATACAAGTACGACGGCGTGGTGATTACGAGCAAACGGGCTGTCCAGGCATGGGTCGAAGCGTGCAAAACCGTCGCAGGGATAATGCAGAAGCGCCCTGTACTCGACCCACCGTGTGAGCGGATCTGGGCCGAGGTACCTTTTTACGTCGTGGGGCCGGCAACGGCCAAGAGTCTCTCGTCTTCGCCCCTCGCCCCGATGCTACAGCCGAGCGAAATTGTAGGCGCGACAGATACGGGCacgggcgaggcgctggcaCGCATCATGGCGCAGCGGTTTGCAGAGAAGCCAACGCAAACGCAGCGTCTCTTGTACCTCGTGGGAAACAGACATTCGCTCACGCTGCAAGAGACGCTCACCGAGCTCAAGGCCCCGGTCGAGCTGGACGAACTCTGTGTGTACTCCACCGAAAAAGATGCCAAGTTTGAGTCGCACTGCCGGATGCTTGCGCAAGAGCTTCCCCGCCAGATTCCCACAcccggcacgcgcagccCGGTGACTTTAAAGCACCGGGGACTCGCCTTGACCGGCTTGGATACCGACGACCCCGCACGGGTGGCCAAGCTCTTGGAAAAAAAGACGGAGTCGCTGGGCGAGCCGGTGAATTTGCTGAGCCCGACCGGGCAAGCGCCCAGCTGGATCGTCTTCTTTTcgccgtcgggcggcgATCATGCCTTGCCCGAGCTGCGTACGCGCGGCTGGGTGCCGCAGCCCGACGAGGGAGCGAGTAGTGGCAAGCCGATGCCCAAAATCGCATGCATCGGCCCTACGACCTCGGAGTgggtgcgcgagcgactcgggTGTGCGCCAGACGCTGTTGCACAGCGCCCGACGCCTGCCTCCTTGCGAGAGGCCATTGTATGTGCAGAATATGGTGTGTAG